A portion of the Salminus brasiliensis chromosome 9, fSalBra1.hap2, whole genome shotgun sequence genome contains these proteins:
- the mycb gene encoding transcriptional regulator Myc-B produces the protein MPLSSGMASCKNYDYDYDSYQPYFYYDNEDEGFYSQQHGQPQPPAPSEDIWKKFELLPTPPLSPSRRPSLGGGGGSSSPFPSTADQLEMVTEFLGDDVVNHSFICDADYSQSFLKSMIIQDCMWSGFSAAAKLEKAVSERLATLQAARRDSSRSGSTGDASPGRLGSNLGYLQDMNASATDCIDPSVVFPYSLSDCSKLGRSPTPSLPLDTPPNSGSSSSSSSDSDTDDEDEDEEEIDVVTVEKRKSAKKSDPVVLKRCHVNIQQHNYAAQPSRGVEQPAVKRLRFEGGRGSLRQSAHSHSHKASDSEDNDKRRTHNVLERQRRNELKLSFFALRDEIPDVANNERAAKVVILKKATEHIASVQAEERRLLSVKEQLRRRCEHLKHRLEQLSSS, from the exons ATGCCGCTGAGCTCAGGCATGGCGAGCTGCAAGAACTACGACTACGACTACGACTCCTACCAGCCCTACTTCTACTACGACAACGAGGACGAGGGCTTCTACAGCCAGCAGCACGGCCAGCCGCAGCCCCCCGCTCCCAGTGAGGACATCTGGAAGAAGTTCGAGCTGCTGCCCACCCCTCCGCTCTCCCCCAGCCGGCGGCCGTCActcggcggcggcggcggcagcagcagcccTTTCCCGTCCACCGCGGACCAGCTGGAGATGGTCACGGAGTTTCTCGGGGACGACGTGGTGAACCACAGCTTCATCTGCGACGCGGACTACTCCCAGTCCTTCCTCAAGTCCATGATCATCCAGGACTGCATGTGGAGCGGCTTTTCCGCCGCGGCTAAGCTGGAGAAGGCGGTGTCCGAGCGGCTTGCCACGCTGCAGGCTGCACGGAGGGACTCTTCGAGGAGCGGGTCGACCGGGGACGCCAGCCCGGGGCGGCTGGGTTCCAACCTCGGCTACCTGCAGGACATGAACGCGTCTGCCACGGACTGTATAGACCCCTCTGTAGTGTTTCCCTACTCGCTGAGTGACTGTTCAAAGCTGGGCAGGTCGCCGACGCCGAGTTTGCCGTTGGACACTCCTCCAAACAGcgggagcagcagcagcagcagcagcgacaGCGACACCG ACGATGAAgacgaggatgaggaggagatcGACGTGGTGACCGTGGAGAAGAGGAAATCCGCGAAGAAGTCCGACCCCGTGGTTTTGAAGCGCTGTCACGTGAACATCCAGCAGCACAACTACGCGGCGCAGCCGAGCCGAGGGGTCGAGCAGCCCGCCGTCAAGAGGCTGCGCTTCGAGGGGGGCAGGGGGTCGCTCCGGCAGTCCGCTCACAGCCACAGCCACAAGGCGTCCGACTCGGAGGACAACGACAAGCGGCGGACTCACAACGTGCTGGAGCGCCAGAGGAGGAACGAGCTGAAGCTGAGCTTCTTCGCGCTGCGAGACGAGATCCCGGACGTGGCGAACAACGAGCGGGCTGCCAAGGTGGTGATCCTGAAGAAGGCCACGGAGCACATCGCCAGCGTCCAGGCCGAGGAGCGGCGGCTCCTCTCGGTCAAAGAGCAGCTCAGGAGGAGGTGTGAACACTTAAAACACAGACTGGAGCAGCTGAGCAGCTCCTga